From Anopheles coluzzii chromosome 3, AcolN3, whole genome shotgun sequence, the proteins below share one genomic window:
- the LOC120960080 gene encoding protein pinocchio isoform X2, with product MSVASVQAPHLADLCSSLSRTSLSMSSSLSDLVGSPSLGAVFDFHSSDAVLTIEELREQLGSCYTCGVSWTEDQVSLDCTECGGYSLERPCLICEGICGQLWKRDFTMSHACGKSRWQGVCTKFPAQMIQLQSSAPLSSCASFGSHHQLTGCAAAAAANNGASTASQQHFLQQELCARLEKLSANAHS from the exons ATGTCGGTGGCCAGCGTACAAGCACCCCATCTGGCGGATTTGTGCAGCTCTCTGAG TCGTACTAGTTTAAGTATGTCGTCGTCGCTGTCGGATCTGGTCGGCAGCCCGTCGCTCGGTGCCGTGTTCGATTTCCACTCGTCGGACGCGGTGCTGACGATCGAGGAGCTGCGGGAGCAGCTCGGCTCGTGCTACACTTGCGGCGTGTCCTGGACCGAGGATCAGGTGTCGCTCGATTGCACGGAGTGCGGCGGTTACAGCCTAGAGCGACCGTGCCTCATCTGCGAAGGTATCTGCGGTCAACTGTGGAAGCGTGATTTTACCATG AGCCATGCTTGCGGTAAATCACGCTGGCAGGGTGTGTGCACCAAGTTCCCGGCACAGATGATTCAGTTGCAGTCATCCGCACCGCTGAGCAGTTGCGCCAGCTTCGGCAGCCACCACCAGCTTACAGGTTGTGCCGCTGCGGCGGCAGCCAACAATGGTGCAAGCACTGCAAGTCAGCAGCATTTCCTGCAGCAAGAACTGTGCGCCCGGCTCGAGAAGCTTTCCGCTAATGCGCATTCGTAG